The region CCGCGCACGAGGAGCGGCGACCAAGGGCAGCCGCTCAGCAAAAACCCGGCGCGGACAGTCGACCGTGGTGCAGCGGAAGCGCCGCGCCCGCACATGGATGGCGACGGGCCGCCCCTGGTGAGGCAGGTCGGCGAGAGTGCGGGTGTAATGCGAGTGTGTCCGGGACGAAGACCGCCCGCAAGCTGGGCAGGCTGCCCGGGTAGCACTCGGGTGCGTGGTGACGATGACGCGCTCGGGACCCGTGACGACACGGTCGACGACGAGGCCGGCGGGAATGAGGGGCAGAAGACGCTTGGACACCATCAAAGATAGGTTGTCGCCGTCACCTTGCAATCAGAGTGACGCCTGGGCTGCACCGAAAGTGCGGAAGAGCCCAATCTGGATGAGACTGATCGTGTCGCGGCGGTGGTCATCATGGCGGTGTTTGTCGCCGTAGTTCAAGCTGTTTCGGGGGGTGTGTCGCGGCGCGTCAATCAGCTGAGGTCTTGATTGTCGCGCGGGTCGGCGGTCGTCCCGGACCGCGCTTGCGCTCCAACGCGACACGCCGACGGTAGCTTTCGACGTTCATCTCGAAGATGGTGGCATGATGGACGAGCCTGTCCACTGCGGCGAGCGTCATGGTCGGGTCAGGAAATACCTTGTTCCACTCGCCGAAGGGCTGGTTGGCGGTGATCAACATGGACCGACGCTCGTAACGCGCGCCGATCAACTCGAACAATACACTGGTTTCGGCCTGATCCTTGGTGACGTAGGCGAAG is a window of Lichenibacterium dinghuense DNA encoding:
- a CDS encoding transposase family protein; protein product: MVSKRLLPLIPAGLVVDRVVTGPERVIVTTHPSATRAACPACGRSSSRTHSHYTRTLADLPHQGRPVAIHVRARRFRCTTVDCPRRVFAERLPLVAAPRARRSQRLGDIQRYIGLAVGGEPGSRLAHRLAMPVSGDTLLRLIRSARWEAPEALRVIGIDEWAWKRGQTYGTILCDLEKGACWTSCPTARPAPCRRG